From the genome of Papaver somniferum cultivar HN1 chromosome 2, ASM357369v1, whole genome shotgun sequence, one region includes:
- the LOC113351541 gene encoding uncharacterized protein LOC113351541 — MGNMEIMMQRMAAVIIPSYDETEQQPNQQDKVHEELVEDKEETTPKDNSKESVPTFTTPLPFPRRFSKSKKELEYKDIWDILKKLQVNIPLIESIRRIPRCAKFLKELCMKKKRLKGNEVMSMGENALEFILKKLPPKLKDPCSFTIPCTIGKTRFIRALLDLGASVNVMPSSIYDSLNLGHLKDTGVVIELANRSNVYPKGIVENILVQVNEFVFPADFYVLDMNDENSPKSTPLLLGRPFLSTARTKIDVQNETLTMEFDGAVIHFNIFETMRYPSDVKSCFLVKEIDAG, encoded by the exons atgGGGAACATGGAGATAATGATGCAAAGGATGGCTGCAGTTATCATACCTTCAtatgatgagaccgaacaa CAACCAAATCAACAAGATAAGGTGCATGAAGAGTTAGtcgaagacaaagaagaaacCACACCGAAGGATAATTCCAAGGAATCGGTTCCTACTTTCACCACTCCACTCCCGTTTCCTAGACGATTTTCTAAGTCGAAGAAAGAGTTGGAATACAAGGATATTTGGGACATCCTTAAAAAATTACAAGTcaatattccactcattgaaTCTATTCGACGAATTCCTCGTTGTGCAAAGTTCTTAAAGGAGTTGtgcatgaagaagaaaagattgaaaGGGAATGAAGTCATGAGTATGGGGGAGAACGCTTTGGAGTTCATTCtcaagaaactcccacctaaattaaAGGACCCCTGTAGTTTCACCATAccttgcacaattggtaaaaCAAGGTTTATTCGAGCTTTGCTAGATTTAGGAGCATCGGTTAATGTTATGCCTTCCTCGATTTATGATTCTTTAAATCTCGGTCATCTTAAAGATACCGGAGTAGTTATTGAACTTGCTAACCgatctaatgtttacccgaaagggattgttgagaATATATTGGTGCAGGTTAATGAGTTTGTATTCCCGGCCGATTTCTATGTCTTAGACATGAATGATGAGAACTCTCCGAAGTCTACACCTTTGCTGTTGGGTAGACCATTCTTAAGCACCGctagaacgaagattgatgtccaaaATGAaaccttgactatggagtttgatggtgcGGTCATCCACTTCAATATCTTTGAGACAATGAGATACCCAAGTGATGTGAAATCATGTTTTCTCGTTAAAGAGATTGATGCGGGATAA